One part of the Cyprinus carpio isolate SPL01 chromosome A25, ASM1834038v1, whole genome shotgun sequence genome encodes these proteins:
- the LOC109050750 gene encoding CCR4-NOT transcription complex subunit 2-like, with product MFSAPRKKFGEGVESDYPDESLYYGPQSMFPHRSEKDMLPSPSPSSSGQLSQLGASLYGPQSTLGFSIRGMSNNNPQLNRSLTQGTQLPSHSTPTTGVPTMSLHTPPSPNRGILPMNSRNMMSSQVGQGMGMSGRTNSMGSSGLGSPNRSSPSIICMPKQQPARQPFTINSMSGFGMGRSQGFGMNSLSNNIFNGTDGSENVTGIDLSEFPALADRSRREGNGNPTPLHNPLAGRAPYVGMVTKPSNEQSQDFSIHNEDFPALPGPNYKDPTLSTDESKSSLNSSGKGSSSADGPKFPGDKTSSAQNNNQQKKGIQVLPDGKVTNIPSGMVTDQFGMIGLLTFIRAAETDPGMVHLALGSDLTTLGLNLNSPENLYPKFASPWASAPCRPQDIDFHVPSEYLTNIHIRDKLAAIKLGRYGEDLLFYLYYMNGGDLLQLLAAVELFNRDWRYHKEERVWITRAPGMEPTLKTNTYERGTYYFFDCHNWRKVAKEFHLEYDKLEERPHVPTTFNYNPAQQAF from the exons ATGTTCAGTGCACCGAGAAAGAAGTTTGGGGAGGGGGTCGAAAGTGACTACCCTGATGAGAGCCTGTACTATGGCCCGCAGTCAATGTTTCCGCATCGATCGGAGAAAGAC ATGCTGCCATCTCCCTCGCCGTCATCGTCAGGTCAATTGTCACAGCTTGGTGCGAGTTTGTATGGTCCTCAAA GTACACTAGGTTTCTCAATAAGGGGCATGAGCAACAACAACCCTCAATTGAACCGGAGTTTAACACAAGGCACTCAGTTACCGAGCCATAGCACCCCAACAACAGGCGTCCCAACAATGTCCCTGCACACACCACCTTCGCCGAACAG GGGCATCCTGCCTATGAACTCCAGGAACATGATGAGTTCGCAGGTAGGGCAGGGCATGGGCATGAGCGGCAGGACCAACAGCATGGGCAGTTCTGGCCTGGGTAGCCCTAACCGCAGCTCTCCTAGCATTATCTGCATGCCCAAGCAGCAGCCAGCACGCCAGCCATTCACCATCAACAG TATGTCAGGATTTGGAATGGGCCGGAGCCAAGGGTTTGGCATGAACTCCTTATCCAATAACATCTTCAACGGGACAG ACGGGAGTGAAAATGTGACAGGAATAGACCTCTCAGAATTCCCAGCACTTGCAGACAGAAGTCGGAGGGAGGGAAATGGCAACCCAACACCGTTGCATAATCCGCTGGCTGGAAGGGCACCCTATG TTGGAATGGTCACAAAGCCATCGAACGAACAGTCGCAGGACTTTTCCATTCACAACGAAGACTTCCCAGCCCTGCCCGGGCCCAACTATAAGGACCCGACATTGAGCACGGATGAAAGCAAATCA AGCTTGAACTCTTCAGGAAAGGGCAGCTCAAGTGCAGATGGACCCAAGTTTCCCGGCGACAAGACATCATCAGCACAGAATAACAACCAGCAAAAGAAGGGGATCCAGGTGTTGCCTGATG GCAAGGTAACAAACATTCCCTCAGGAATGGTGACGGATCAGTTTGGGATGATTGGACTCCTGACATTCATCCGGGCAGCTGAGACGGACCCCGGGATGGTTCACCTGGCTTTAGGAAGCGACCTAACAACACTAGGACTCAACCTCAACTCTCCAGA GAATCTGTATCCTAAGTTTGCATCTCCCTGGGCTTCAGCTCCGTGTCGACCACAAGACATCG acttccATGTTCCCTCAGAGTACTTAACCAACATTCACATAAGGGACAAG CTGGCTGCAATAAAACTGGGACGATATGGTGAAGACCTACTGTTTTACCTCTACTACATGAACGGAGGAGACCTCTTACAACTCCTCGCTGCTGTTGAGCT CTTCAACCGGGACTGGCGGTACCATAAAGAGGAAAGGGTTTGGATCACAAGAGCACCTGGCATGGAGCCCACGCTAAAGACCAACACCTACGAGAGAGGAACATACTACTTCTTTGATTGTCATAACTGGAGGAAGGTCGCTAAG GAGTTTCACCTGGAATACGACAAGCTAGAGGAGCGGCCTCACGTGCCAACCACCTTCAATTACAATCCGGCCCAGCAGGCCTTCTGA